One window of Cohnella hashimotonis genomic DNA carries:
- a CDS encoding discoidin domain-containing protein gives MRTIKACAAGTIVAIAALLGSDRSASASNAALPISYVAASSSQTGYEPAKAVDHVYDSGANRWAANAAPSAASPQWISFDLGSLKYAGAIEIFPEIGSGPKDFTIETSADGVSYTVQRTVHLTADKRTYSSWTPLKTRYIRVKATAGFGGKMQIREAYPFSEIYPYRVGTLAAGDPYDFSRLTEAGFDALKKANVQLVNMALGGYAPDYAAQILPNGGDPDVDANYHWAKADETVARFASHGFDMAFGQNIGLTTTAWPQLSDPMVDEHGNAFDTSIRGNPFASDYLTLSKAFVKKVAAHFADNPYVRSHLITGPGFFGGMEIFGGDIVNPSLYVYDDNAKARFREWLQAHYASLAALNSAWGTAYASWSGVQPPLPLRTGMTGAYDARQSWSDLMFWLRDYVVAFARQTASDVRAVTDKPLSVEIDGTNLFSPMESQASVGLVARVFGDYKPFVLAGSSSDEVFGSAALAAAARFYGYATAMDNANYESAEISDDTMFGLMSKGIGTFNNSNLAEDFIGSGWVGAPHTTGWDPSASYTPTHELNQFAEKTKRLLAVDPLPAQSDVAVYNSFYSSNYRKGYRYDDYMNIYDKDHGVGFNVRPFASWSHYIDSPDIVDDFLIEDGALSNYKLLVTANASLTLTSDTAQSNLLSWIQGGGAIVGFGKDSFNYKLNLSTRSISGGTNVSDWMMGLSGGAAATTTASRTASVAANKPAWLTSLKPGETATFAVEDGSQAQAFTSLVSGATPVLVDGSGRTIMAEYGYGAGKVLFSTIPVSDSELFHDEFMGKILHDFADHAGIVREVAYDGDRFHAAYMGTNKLDDSKVVVVADPKYMAGGQYSSNGEVADPQYQGNGQTMTIKTGAGLNGQAVTLDVTTPWNHVSGGTIRETSLNTPQKLITYTASSSQPLTLQALPYGYLPIAGVSAGMADTPYTPDKVADGLKEDSGYWLGGGASVANPQVLTVDLGKAYPVAGMDLYPYADADENELFSFEDGRYDGWTVTGAAFGTAPSSGTHGGSVTNIKGKFWADSRWGDDSITGKLRSPKFMIDKDVLSLRIAGYDGPAGTNGQNYIMIKRASDNTPLYVVRPPQSNALVPRQLDVQASIGTEVYLEATDADVDAAYGWIGFDSVSLSNYKDKGAVADFSFEQGTFAGWSASGAAFGTAPSSADHGGTVTGVRGVYWADSLAGGQAATGTLNSRQFLPEKQLLTFRIAGFDGTSGTDGKNFVYLRRASDDAILLTAKPPQSGSFKLVNWDVSAYMGTRVYMQAVDGNGGSADAWLGIDDVRYSGDLGFERGTYAGWTVTGTGFGLSPTYQKTDPTRPWGKTVASVPGYDGKYFASTHAAGSTATGILTSRSFVVDKPILSFRGAGYDGPGGSNNQNYYWLMRASDDTPLIVGKPPQSDHFTTTYWDVSAYIGEEVYFKVEDTDASDGSAGWIAFDDLQLLGNFDFEIGTWAGWTTTGTAFGSFPLLYDPNGSVSGFRGSRYAASYLNGNAPTGTLTSERFTLESGTFSFRKAGYDGPSGTNDQNFYYLRRASDDAILFSAKPPQSDSFVTETWDVSAYVGTKVYFQAVDGAADSWLAVDDIQWRGAGPKTFAVQVSSDGTTWSAPVLTVADQGNRFGSYSWTPANGRYIRLSITEGYGDQVAIKELAFRQALKELPIAAATASSEGAGYEAGKAMDGIADSDSNMWSSVGAPPSWIQFDLGAVKSVGAVEVFARNSAFAQKLGPAEFSVKVSADGVGWTTVYIAKNNGENDTTYTFPAASARYVRLDIASGWNGTSQIREVKIFE, from the coding sequence GTGAGAACGATAAAAGCCTGCGCAGCCGGAACGATCGTCGCCATCGCCGCTTTGCTGGGGAGCGACCGGTCGGCAAGCGCCAGCAATGCGGCATTGCCGATCAGCTACGTTGCGGCATCTTCCAGTCAGACGGGCTACGAGCCCGCCAAAGCCGTCGACCATGTTTACGACAGCGGGGCCAATCGGTGGGCGGCGAACGCCGCTCCTTCGGCCGCGAGTCCGCAGTGGATTTCTTTTGACCTCGGCAGCCTCAAATATGCCGGCGCGATCGAGATTTTCCCCGAAATCGGAAGCGGACCGAAGGATTTTACGATCGAGACGTCCGCGGACGGCGTCTCCTATACGGTCCAGCGTACGGTTCATTTAACGGCCGACAAGCGGACCTACAGCAGTTGGACGCCGCTCAAGACCCGGTATATCCGTGTCAAAGCGACGGCTGGCTTTGGCGGCAAGATGCAAATTCGGGAAGCTTATCCGTTTTCGGAGATTTACCCTTATCGCGTAGGCACGTTGGCCGCTGGCGATCCTTACGATTTCTCCAGGCTCACCGAGGCAGGCTTCGACGCATTAAAAAAGGCGAACGTTCAGCTGGTAAATATGGCTCTGGGCGGCTATGCGCCCGATTATGCGGCACAGATTCTTCCGAACGGCGGCGATCCGGACGTCGATGCCAACTACCACTGGGCGAAGGCGGACGAGACGGTCGCGCGGTTCGCGAGCCACGGCTTCGATATGGCCTTCGGCCAGAATATCGGTCTCACTACGACCGCATGGCCGCAATTAAGCGATCCGATGGTGGACGAGCACGGCAACGCGTTCGACACCTCGATCCGCGGCAATCCTTTTGCAAGCGATTACTTGACGTTATCCAAAGCCTTCGTTAAAAAAGTCGCCGCACACTTCGCGGACAATCCGTACGTCAGGTCTCATTTGATTACGGGTCCGGGATTTTTCGGCGGCATGGAAATATTCGGCGGCGATATCGTGAATCCGTCTTTGTACGTCTACGACGACAATGCCAAAGCACGGTTCCGGGAGTGGCTGCAGGCGCACTATGCCAGCCTCGCCGCGCTGAATTCGGCATGGGGAACCGCCTATGCTTCGTGGAGCGGCGTTCAGCCGCCGCTGCCGCTGAGGACCGGCATGACCGGCGCCTACGATGCCCGTCAGAGCTGGTCGGATCTCATGTTCTGGCTCCGCGACTATGTCGTGGCGTTCGCGCGGCAGACGGCTTCGGACGTCAGGGCCGTCACGGACAAGCCGCTGTCCGTCGAGATCGACGGCACGAATCTGTTCAGTCCGATGGAGAGCCAGGCCAGCGTGGGGCTGGTCGCGAGAGTGTTCGGCGATTACAAGCCGTTCGTCCTGGCGGGCAGCTCGTCCGACGAAGTGTTCGGCTCCGCGGCGCTGGCCGCCGCCGCTCGTTTTTACGGCTACGCTACGGCGATGGACAACGCCAATTATGAATCGGCCGAGATCAGCGACGATACGATGTTCGGGCTGATGTCGAAGGGCATCGGCACGTTCAACAACAGCAATCTGGCCGAGGATTTTATCGGCAGCGGCTGGGTGGGCGCGCCGCATACGACCGGCTGGGACCCCTCGGCCAGCTATACGCCTACGCACGAGCTTAACCAGTTCGCCGAGAAAACGAAGCGGCTGCTGGCGGTCGACCCGCTGCCGGCGCAGAGCGATGTCGCCGTCTATAATTCTTTTTACTCCAGCAACTACCGCAAAGGCTATCGCTATGACGACTATATGAATATTTACGACAAGGATCACGGCGTCGGCTTTAACGTCCGTCCGTTCGCCAGCTGGTCCCATTATATCGACAGTCCGGACATCGTCGACGATTTTCTGATCGAGGACGGCGCGCTGTCGAACTACAAGCTGCTGGTAACGGCCAATGCCAGCCTGACGCTCACGTCCGATACGGCGCAGAGCAACCTGCTGAGCTGGATTCAAGGCGGAGGCGCCATCGTCGGCTTTGGCAAGGACAGCTTTAACTACAAGCTGAACCTGTCGACCCGCTCCATCTCCGGCGGGACGAACGTGTCCGACTGGATGATGGGACTGTCCGGGGGCGCCGCTGCGACGACGACCGCGAGCCGCACGGCAAGCGTGGCTGCCAACAAGCCGGCCTGGCTGACTTCGCTGAAGCCGGGAGAGACGGCGACGTTCGCCGTGGAAGACGGCAGCCAGGCGCAGGCGTTCACTTCGCTCGTCAGCGGGGCGACGCCCGTGCTGGTCGACGGCAGCGGCCGTACGATCATGGCGGAATATGGCTACGGCGCCGGCAAAGTGCTGTTCAGCACCATTCCCGTCAGCGACAGCGAGCTGTTCCACGATGAATTCATGGGCAAAATCTTGCACGACTTCGCCGACCATGCGGGAATCGTGCGGGAAGTCGCGTACGACGGCGATCGCTTCCACGCGGCCTATATGGGCACGAACAAGCTGGACGACAGCAAGGTCGTCGTCGTCGCCGATCCGAAGTATATGGCCGGCGGTCAATATTCATCCAACGGAGAGGTCGCCGATCCCCAGTACCAGGGGAACGGGCAGACGATGACGATCAAGACCGGCGCCGGTCTGAACGGGCAGGCGGTGACGTTGGATGTCACAACGCCGTGGAACCATGTCAGCGGAGGCACCATTCGGGAGACCTCGCTTAATACGCCGCAGAAATTGATTACGTATACCGCTTCTTCTTCGCAGCCGCTAACGCTGCAGGCGCTGCCCTACGGGTATTTGCCGATCGCGGGCGTATCGGCCGGCATGGCCGATACGCCCTATACGCCGGATAAAGTAGCCGACGGTCTGAAGGAGGACTCGGGTTACTGGCTGGGCGGAGGCGCGTCGGTGGCGAATCCGCAAGTGCTGACCGTTGATCTCGGCAAAGCGTACCCGGTTGCCGGCATGGACTTGTACCCGTACGCCGATGCCGACGAGAACGAGCTGTTCTCGTTCGAGGACGGGCGATACGACGGCTGGACCGTCACCGGCGCCGCATTCGGCACAGCTCCGAGCTCGGGAACGCACGGCGGCTCGGTGACGAATATCAAAGGCAAGTTCTGGGCCGATTCGAGGTGGGGCGACGACTCGATCACGGGCAAGCTGCGCAGTCCGAAATTCATGATCGACAAAGACGTATTGAGCCTGCGAATCGCCGGCTACGACGGCCCGGCAGGCACGAACGGGCAAAATTACATCATGATTAAACGCGCGTCCGACAACACGCCGCTCTATGTCGTCCGTCCGCCGCAAAGCAATGCGCTCGTGCCGCGGCAGCTCGACGTGCAAGCATCGATCGGAACGGAGGTGTATCTGGAAGCGACGGATGCCGACGTCGATGCCGCCTATGGCTGGATCGGCTTCGACAGCGTCTCGCTCAGCAACTACAAAGACAAGGGAGCGGTCGCCGATTTCTCGTTCGAGCAGGGCACCTTTGCGGGCTGGAGCGCTTCCGGCGCAGCATTCGGAACGGCGCCTTCGAGCGCGGATCACGGCGGGACGGTGACGGGGGTGCGCGGCGTTTATTGGGCGGATTCCCTGGCCGGGGGGCAGGCTGCAACAGGCACGCTTAATTCGCGCCAGTTTTTGCCCGAGAAACAATTGCTGACCTTCCGCATCGCCGGCTTCGACGGAACGAGCGGCACCGACGGCAAAAACTTCGTCTATCTGCGAAGGGCGTCCGATGACGCCATATTGCTAACGGCCAAGCCGCCGCAAAGCGGCAGCTTCAAGCTTGTAAACTGGGACGTATCGGCTTACATGGGGACGCGCGTGTATATGCAGGCGGTGGACGGAAATGGCGGAAGCGCCGATGCTTGGCTCGGAATCGACGACGTCCGATATAGCGGCGATCTTGGCTTCGAACGGGGAACCTACGCCGGCTGGACCGTCACCGGAACGGGTTTCGGGTTGTCGCCTACCTACCAGAAGACGGATCCGACGCGTCCCTGGGGCAAGACCGTGGCGTCCGTGCCCGGCTACGACGGCAAATATTTCGCTTCGACGCATGCCGCAGGCAGCACCGCAACGGGAATCTTGACCAGCCGAAGCTTCGTCGTCGACAAGCCGATCCTGTCGTTCCGCGGCGCGGGCTACGACGGACCGGGCGGCAGCAACAACCAGAATTACTACTGGCTCATGCGCGCTTCGGACGATACGCCGCTCATCGTAGGCAAACCGCCGCAAAGCGATCATTTCACGACGACTTATTGGGACGTGTCCGCGTACATCGGCGAGGAAGTTTATTTCAAGGTGGAAGATACCGATGCATCGGACGGCAGCGCAGGCTGGATTGCGTTCGACGACCTGCAGCTGCTCGGCAACTTCGACTTCGAGATCGGCACTTGGGCAGGCTGGACGACGACCGGCACGGCCTTCGGCTCGTTCCCGCTGCTGTACGATCCGAACGGAAGCGTGAGCGGGTTCCGCGGATCGCGTTATGCGGCCTCTTATCTGAACGGCAATGCGCCGACGGGGACGCTGACGAGCGAGCGCTTTACGCTGGAGAGCGGGACGTTTTCTTTCCGCAAGGCCGGCTACGACGGCCCTTCGGGTACGAACGACCAGAACTTTTACTATTTGCGAAGAGCATCGGATGACGCCATCTTGTTTAGCGCCAAGCCGCCGCAGAGCGATTCATTCGTGACGGAGACGTGGGACGTATCCGCCTATGTCGGCACAAAGGTTTATTTTCAGGCGGTGGACGGGGCTGCCGATTCGTGGCTGGCGGTGGACGATATCCAGTGGCGCGGCGCCGGACCGAAGACGTTCGCGGTACAGGTATCGTCCGACGGTACGACCTGGAGCGCGCCCGTGCTCACCGTCGCCGACCAAGGCAACCGCTTCGGCAGCTATTCCTGGACGCCGGCGAACGGGCGTTATATTCGGTTGAGCATTACGGAGGGTTATGGCGATCAGGTGGCGATCAAGGAGCTCGCATTCCGCCAAGCGTTGAAGGAGCTGCCGATCGCAGCGGCCACCGCGTCGTCGGAGGGAGCGGGCTACGAGGCGGGAAAGGCGATGGACGGCATTGCCGATTCCGATAGTAACATGTGGTCGAGCGTCGGCGCTCCGCCGTCCTGGATACAATTCGACCTGGGCGCCGTTAAAAGCGTAGGAGCCGTTGAGGTATTCGCCCGCAACAGCGCGTTCGCGCAAAAGCTGGGGCCGGCAGAGTTCAGCGTTAAGGTGTCGGCCGACGGCGTCGGCTGGACGACCGTGTACATCGCGAAAAACAACGGCGAGAACGATACGACCTACACGTTCCCGGCCGCGAGCGCCAGATACGTGAGGCTGGATATCGCGAGCGGCTGGAACGGAACGTCGCAAATCAGGGAGGTCAAGATTTTCGAATGA
- a CDS encoding alpha/beta hydrolase family protein translates to MNDFIDSRDSLESFDSLDSLAGGKRLFDRDSPVYRMPAVTACPELDYRSASGDIVKALYFRGLDYLGRPTRVFAYMSVPAEASDASPVPAVVLVHGGLGTAFAEWADKWRALGYAAIAIDTEGNKPIAPGSWDYERDDSELAGPKGDPTFATIGRPLSEQWMYFAVAKALLAGTILRADDRIDGGKIGIVGISWGGFIASLAIGQDDRFAFAVPVYGSGYLQESHGDFRSKMAPDPIASLWDPSVYLDAVAMPTLWLNGDLDYAFSPDATSKSAAATGGSLCLLPDMGHGHAEGWAPSEIYQFADGVTKGGPGLIRIVRQPAALAGRGIELAFKSPSGVSVTQAYVRCSKSALSYAVDGENGACRATTPWVTVPAIVDELSGTIRAEPPPATQLYYVNIVGTDGARSFTVSSQLVQLEGTR, encoded by the coding sequence ATGAATGATTTCATTGATTCGCGGGATTCTTTAGAGTCATTTGACTCGCTTGATTCGCTTGCGGGCGGGAAGCGGCTGTTCGATCGGGACTCTCCCGTCTACCGCATGCCCGCCGTCACAGCCTGCCCGGAGCTGGATTACCGGTCCGCTTCGGGGGACATCGTCAAGGCCTTGTATTTCCGAGGCCTTGATTATCTCGGCCGGCCGACGCGGGTATTCGCTTATATGAGCGTCCCCGCAGAAGCATCCGACGCGTCGCCGGTGCCGGCCGTCGTGCTCGTTCACGGCGGTCTTGGCACGGCGTTCGCCGAATGGGCGGACAAGTGGCGCGCTCTCGGCTATGCGGCCATCGCCATCGATACGGAAGGAAACAAGCCGATTGCGCCCGGGAGCTGGGATTACGAGCGGGACGATTCCGAATTGGCCGGTCCCAAGGGCGATCCGACGTTCGCGACGATCGGCCGGCCTTTGTCCGAGCAGTGGATGTACTTTGCCGTCGCCAAGGCGCTGCTCGCGGGCACGATCCTCCGTGCCGACGACAGGATCGACGGCGGCAAGATCGGGATCGTCGGCATCTCCTGGGGCGGATTTATCGCCAGCCTCGCGATCGGGCAGGACGACCGTTTCGCTTTTGCCGTCCCGGTATATGGTTCAGGCTATTTGCAGGAGTCCCATGGCGACTTCCGTTCGAAAATGGCGCCCGACCCCATCGCTTCGCTATGGGACCCATCCGTCTATCTCGATGCCGTGGCGATGCCGACGCTATGGCTGAACGGCGATCTCGACTACGCTTTTTCCCCGGACGCCACGAGCAAGTCCGCCGCCGCTACAGGAGGGAGCCTTTGCCTGCTGCCCGATATGGGGCACGGACATGCCGAGGGATGGGCACCTTCGGAAATTTACCAGTTTGCGGACGGCGTGACGAAGGGAGGGCCCGGGCTAATCCGAATTGTCCGCCAACCTGCGGCGTTGGCCGGCCGTGGGATCGAGCTGGCTTTTAAGTCACCGTCAGGCGTCTCCGTAACGCAGGCATACGTCCGCTGCTCGAAAAGCGCGCTATCCTATGCCGTCGACGGCGAAAACGGCGCTTGCCGGGCGACCACGCCATGGGTCACCGTTCCTGCTATCGTCGACGAGTTAAGCGGCACGATTCGCGCCGAGCCTCCACCCGCAACGCAGCTCTACTACGTGAACATCGTCGGAACGGACGGCGCAAGGTCGTTTACCGTATCTTCTCAATTGGTTCAACTGGAAGGCACGCGCTAG
- a CDS encoding response regulator, whose amino-acid sequence MAMNEQGARILIVDDEPQIRKLLRVTLQAYRFVIHEAATGEEGLQQAALVRPDLILLDLGLPDLPGLEVLSRIREWSLAPIIVLTAKDREEDKIVALDGGADDYVTKPFSMGELVARIRVALRHAASQSINEPVLTFGALTIDLIHRVVELNGERVKLTPTEYDLLKLLAVSAGKVVTQRHLLQQVWGDQHSESDSHYLRVYIGHLRKKLEADSTQPQFILTEPGVGYRFRSRD is encoded by the coding sequence ATGGCGATGAATGAGCAAGGCGCACGAATTTTGATCGTGGATGACGAGCCGCAAATTCGCAAGCTGCTTCGCGTAACTTTACAGGCATACCGATTCGTCATTCACGAGGCGGCGACCGGCGAGGAAGGGCTGCAGCAGGCGGCGCTGGTTCGGCCGGATTTGATTTTGCTTGATCTCGGGCTGCCGGATCTGCCGGGCCTGGAGGTGCTCAGCCGCATCCGGGAATGGTCGCTGGCGCCGATTATCGTGCTGACGGCCAAGGATCGGGAGGAAGACAAGATCGTGGCGCTGGACGGCGGGGCGGACGATTATGTGACCAAGCCGTTCAGCATGGGCGAGCTCGTCGCCCGCATCCGGGTGGCGCTGCGGCATGCGGCTTCTCAATCGATTAACGAGCCGGTCCTGACGTTCGGCGCGCTGACCATCGATCTGATTCATCGCGTCGTCGAATTGAACGGAGAGCGGGTCAAGCTGACGCCGACCGAATACGACCTGCTCAAGCTGCTGGCCGTGAGCGCCGGCAAAGTCGTCACCCAGCGGCACCTGCTGCAGCAGGTGTGGGGCGATCAGCATAGCGAGTCCGACAGCCACTACCTGCGCGTGTACATCGGCCACCTGCGCAAAAAGCTGGAGGCGGATTCGACGCAGCCGCAGTTTATACTGACGGAGCCGGGCGTCGGTTATCGTTTTCGTTCGCGGGACTGA
- a CDS encoding ATP-binding protein → MRNLQALWARWRPYASITLLVALMTVVMHVLGLAFDLVNIALIYLFPILVSAVWWGLRPAIYAAVLAIVALDFFFVPPTLSFSVADLRYLVSFAVYVAVAALTASLASRLKQQLLYAKQREAQTTALYTLSRQMNAITDVNVLLDNVSRQAAQSMGSEVAIYMPDAKGTLVLSHRSAADSDWGRGEAEKATAKLAFDHGEAIGYGSHTLRDAPGCYLPLRTEERVYGVLALNLKERKSLFTAGQREMLEALGGLAASAVARAKLAEEAKIAHLTAESERLRTAILDSVSHELRTPLAAIIGSATVLASDDAPFTSEDRKELSINIRDGALRMNRLVKNLLSMVQLESGMLRLRRNWCDVEDLVGVTLAQVQDYKEHRKFRVRLPEHVPLVSGDEVLLEQMLANVVGNAIKYSPDYSEIDIAVSFDSDTLVIAVADQGIGLAEEEYGRIFDKFYRADATRQVTGTGLGLAICKGIAELHGGTISGRRNEPHGTVMTIALPLGDAGERQDRRDWQDRQDRLKEQETENDGDE, encoded by the coding sequence GTGCGGAACCTGCAAGCTTTATGGGCGCGCTGGCGGCCTTATGCAAGCATCACCCTTCTGGTCGCGCTCATGACGGTCGTCATGCATGTGCTCGGCCTCGCGTTCGATCTGGTGAATATTGCGCTGATCTATTTATTTCCGATCCTCGTCAGCGCGGTCTGGTGGGGTCTTCGCCCTGCGATCTATGCGGCCGTACTCGCGATCGTCGCGCTGGATTTCTTTTTTGTCCCGCCGACGCTCAGCTTCTCGGTGGCGGACCTGCGTTATTTGGTATCGTTCGCCGTCTACGTGGCCGTCGCCGCGCTGACCGCCAGCCTGGCTTCAAGGCTCAAGCAGCAGTTGCTTTATGCCAAGCAGAGAGAAGCGCAGACGACGGCGCTATATACGCTGAGCAGGCAGATGAACGCGATCACCGACGTGAACGTGTTGCTCGATAACGTCTCCCGTCAAGCGGCGCAATCGATGGGCAGCGAGGTCGCCATTTATATGCCGGACGCAAAGGGCACTCTGGTGCTTAGCCACCGCTCCGCCGCGGATAGCGATTGGGGACGAGGCGAAGCGGAAAAAGCGACCGCCAAGCTGGCCTTCGATCACGGCGAAGCGATCGGCTATGGCTCGCATACGCTGCGCGACGCGCCCGGCTGCTATTTGCCGCTGCGAACCGAGGAGCGCGTATACGGCGTGCTCGCGCTTAATCTGAAGGAGCGGAAGAGCTTGTTTACTGCCGGACAGCGAGAAATGCTCGAGGCGCTTGGCGGACTGGCCGCTAGCGCCGTCGCCCGCGCGAAGCTGGCCGAGGAAGCCAAGATCGCGCATCTGACGGCCGAATCGGAACGTCTGCGCACGGCGATCCTGGATTCCGTTTCCCATGAGCTGCGGACGCCGCTTGCCGCGATCATCGGCTCCGCCACCGTGCTGGCGTCGGACGACGCGCCGTTCACCTCCGAGGACCGGAAGGAGTTGTCGATCAATATTCGCGACGGCGCGCTGCGGATGAACCGGCTGGTGAAAAATCTGCTCAGCATGGTGCAGCTCGAGAGCGGCATGCTGCGGCTGCGGAGAAACTGGTGCGACGTTGAGGATCTGGTCGGGGTAACGCTGGCCCAGGTTCAGGACTACAAGGAGCATCGCAAGTTTAGAGTGCGGCTGCCCGAACACGTCCCGTTGGTATCGGGCGACGAAGTGCTGCTGGAGCAAATGCTGGCGAACGTCGTCGGCAATGCGATCAAGTACAGCCCGGATTACAGCGAGATCGACATCGCGGTGTCGTTCGACTCGGACACACTGGTCATTGCGGTGGCCGATCAGGGGATCGGACTTGCGGAGGAGGAATACGGGCGGATATTCGACAAGTTTTATCGTGCCGATGCCACGAGGCAAGTAACGGGCACGGGCTTGGGCCTCGCCATCTGCAAAGGAATCGCGGAGCTGCACGGCGGCACGATATCGGGAAGGCGCAACGAGCCGCATGGCACGGTAATGACGATCGCGCTTCCGCTGGGCGATGCCGGCGAACGGCAGGACCGGCGGGACTGGCAGGACCGGCAGGATCGGTTAAAGGAACAGGAAACGGAGAACGATGGCGATGAATGA
- the kdpF gene encoding K(+)-transporting ATPase subunit F produces the protein MTIVLIFTGLLLIYLVYALLHPEKF, from the coding sequence ATGACGATCGTGCTGATTTTCACCGGCCTGCTGCTGATCTACCTGGTGTACGCCTTGCTGCACCCGGAGAAATTTTAA